The following DNA comes from Molothrus aeneus isolate 106 chromosome 21, BPBGC_Maene_1.0, whole genome shotgun sequence.
GGTAACTAAActtcaacagattttttttttaattagaaattaaaattataattatattttagaCATAATTCTGGTTTTTCCTGCCTCCAGTAGGTTTGCTAGCTCAGCAAATAGTGTCTCTGTATCTCAAGGCCTTTCCATAGAAACAGATTTTACACCAGAGACCTCAGTGACTTCATTGTGGTTTCACATGCGTGAAGAACACTGCACACAAATGTAATTCCTCTTCAGATCCTCTGACTGGCCGCTTACGTTTGAAGGCAAATGTTTGAAAAGGAGATCAACAGAAATGTAGACATGTAAATTAGGATTAAAATACATGCTTAAATATCTTTGTTTAAATGGCCTtgagtgaaaatgaaaatgagtgTTATATGAATGGATTTTTATAGATTCATCCGTTGTAttaacatgttttatttttattatttaaggTACCGAAATTTAATTACACATAAAGCCCTTTCAGTTGGTGTGGAGGTTACTGTTATCCCACTCCTCTCCAGGGACAAATTAGGTCACCTAATTTATATATAGTATAGTAATATCTGCAGtgcaaaaacaggaaaaagatcCAAACAATCAGAGAGTCTGGAGTCACTGACTTTGTGTATGTAACTTCTTAGTTATTGCTTAATGCAGAGGCATTGCAAGAATCTCCCTAGTGAGTTATGAAGTCAAAGGCAAACATGGTTTACCCATTTCTATGCCAAAATGTATTGCTTAATTTGTATTGCTTAATTTGCATAGAGCTAGACTAAATTTCATGTTTAAGAATGTTTGTGCCTCTGCTGATAGACAGATGaggcattttatttcttcttgtagCTGTTAAATTAAATGAAGTCTTCCAAAGTCTTAATTTTGTCCttataaatttcttttaaatcagcTGCCATTAGGCACTGCTACCTAGACTGAGAAGTTCTGAGCCTGTGATGCAAAATGTGCAGCATCAGGTTAGTTTCCCTTCACACAATCTGCTTGTAAGACACTGAATCACAGTTAAAACAGGATAAAATTAAGTCTTGTGAAAGATACACACACTAACAAAATGCAAAGATTGTGAGATAGTAGAGTAGAGATGGTCTCTACTCATCAGTCTTTCAGTCCAAAGTAGCCAATGCATCTGGATGCCAGACAGAAATCTTATATGGCCCAACTCAGACTTTACAATTGGTGAAATTGCTTGAAAATGGGGTCTACTAAATGAATTGAACCCTTCCAACTGGGAATTGGAAGGATTCCTTGGGCAAACCAAGCTAagcacgtgtgtgtgtgtgtctctgtgtgcgTGTAAATTGTGTCTAAGCCAGTCACAACTCCCTTTTAGCTTCCCATTATGTTCTTTGAGGGCATTTGGGAAGAAACTGTCAATTATAAGTCACTGAGAGCCACAGCTCATCAGATAAAATTTCAGGGAGATTGTATCAGACAGCAGAGAGATCCTTCCAAGCACAACTTCAGAGAACCAGGTGTGAACCCAGCAACTGACAGGTtttcctgtgcctgcagctcacAGGGCAAGATCTACAACAGGGAGGGAAGAGCATGAGATaagaactttttatttttttggccaGGAAACCTCACCAGCAGGGTCATTTTTGATGTGGTTTATtgtatttctcctttcttttccccctgtgTCTGCCTTATGTTTTGAAAAGGCTCTCAGCTGCTATTCTTAATGAAGTTGATCATAGTGACTACAAAAATGGGATAACAACACTTGATCTTTCCTCTTCTAATAAAAAAAGTAACttaatgaaaaatttttttGGTGAGAGCAGAGCCCTTTTCTCCTTCTAATTTTAGTGTCAGCTCAAGTTTGCAAACAGGATGATTTATCATTATCCATCCTATGATATGtagatttttctctgtcttcacATTCtcagaaaagggtttttttgagtaGGTTGACAAAATCTTGTTTCTGATCACAGCTAAATAAGAGTGGAATATTTCAATGAGCTGCATAAGAAAATGCTAGTTCCCTTTAAGCAATTGCTGAGGGTAGGAAACATTAATCTCCTTTGTCAGTAATGTGAAGCCACAATAGATGTTCAAGATGTTTTTCAGTAAGGCGGAAGGATATTTTCATTACCGGCCTCCCAAGATCTTGttcctgttttcatttctcattttagCAATGATTCCTCTAAATGTGTGTAGATTATGCATGGAGCAATCTCTTCAGACTGCAATGATGCCTTAAAGCTGAGCAGTGTCACATCCTTTTTTAACAGTGCCTTTTTGGTCTAGCAGGAAACTCCTACACTTGTCCTACCTAACAGGAGCCTTTTTTAAGTGAGtgtatttttccctttgaaaataGTCAGTAAGTCATCAAATAATTTGACACTTGTTCATTGAGCTGTGCTGATCAGTGTGAGCTGAAATTAGGCACCCTGTATTTATTTCATGATTGTCTCTAATGCATTTAACCTGCATATTTGTCTGCACcttctgcagcagtgctgcttctcAGAAGCAGCTGTGCAGTTTTTGGAGACATTCTTTTCAGAACATCAAGGGCTTTCTTGCTCAGGAAGGAATCACAGAGTATCTGGAAAGATAAaagcctttttcccttttctttggaaagaTTGACTGAAGTTTTTGAGCCACTTTACAGTAAATGTTTCTCTCACAAACCCACAGGTAGGAATTGATGTTTCTCTGGTGTTTTGTCAGATGTTGTTTGAGCCATGGCAGCTGGGGATAAGGCACTCAGCCCTTTGGTTTGTGGGATGCAGTAGCGACAGGGTGTGATGCTAATCCCATCGTTCCACTGCACTCTTGAGCCTAAAACCTGGAGAAATCACTTTGTGGTGGATctttggaaaacaaaggaaCCTCAGAAGAGTCACATGCAGCTCGTTAGCTGCTCAtggccctgcagcctcctctgctctgcGCTGTTCCACGGTGCCTTGGAAAGGCAGGTGCTTGGAATTGCACTGCTCTTTAGGTTTTTGTCTCTTTTGAGTCTCTAATTCAGGATCAGAAGGGACTTGTGAGTCATGACTTCCCCTTGATTTCTCCTAGGAATATTCATTACCTTACACACCCCAGCTGGCACAGTGCAACGATCCCAGCACTGAATTCTATGATGAAGAACTTAATAAATGCTGCAGCCAGTGCCCTCCAGGTAGGTTATCATTCAAACTATTACTTTACACAGCCAAATTCATCAGTTTTCAGATGATCATAGTGTATTTGGATTATACATCTGAAGTGCATCAGATTTTTGCTGTTGTAATGCATTCTTCCTCAACCAAGACAACAAAACACCATGACTGCAAAACACCTGCAAAAGAGACACATTGCCCATCAGAACTGGAATTCTGCTACAAGGTTAACTGGGCTGGGACTTACCAGGAGGTAGTTCCTGAGCTTGTGTAAACACAGCTCTGTATGAGGTtttcatgaaaataattaattttagtCAACATTGGAGGGGAAGCAACTAAGGGAAATACAAAAAGTAGGCAACACAGACCCCAGCCCACTAACAAAAATACATTTCGCAAAACAGGGCGTGAAGTAAAGCTTGGTTTCTGTGCTATGATAATATCACTTATCTAAGGGGCTTTCCATTGGACAGGTCAATCTGTCATTGCTCATTAGGGGGGAGTTGTTGTCTTTTACTGTAAATCAGACACTGCAGAGCACAGTCACACTGGGCACAGGACTGCAGACActgtctgctctgagctgtcacACCCTACACTCCAGGAGTGATTATAAGGGACCTGTAGTTGGCCAAAGTTattgtttgtgggttttgggattgatttttgggggggatagTATCATAGAGTTGATGCAATAAGTTGCAactatattattatattagatacagaaaaaaaccctgccttttttttctcattacatGCTGAGCAAAGAAGATTTGTCTCCATGAATGCTGAGTGTCTGTCAGATCCGGAAGTTTAAACAGGAAATCAGTATTTGCTGAAACAGCTGCAGTTTCTGAAATTATCTAGATAGATCTAACTTCCTTTGTTCATGACAGATGAAAGATGAGAATTCATAAGAAAAACTTTTCAGTTGTGTTATGTAGTGTTCAGTGAATCAGCCTAGATCATTAGCACGATGTAGGATGCAGAATGTAAAACTTTAATTAAGTATGGGGGAAAACAAAGTCTTTGGAAAGAATTAATTTGGCTCACCTCCAGGGCCTCTTCTTTTGAAAAACAGATTCTCCAAGCACCTCTAAACTTTTTTCAGTGTTATTCCTGCTTTCTGAGTATGTTTTCCAGGATATTTTTGTAACGGATATGAGACATTGACTTTTATCTTCTTTCACCTTTCACACGAAAGGGAAATGGCAATTGAGgtgttttctccaaaattaatgTTGGAATGTCCCTTTCACAGTGACAAGTGGTGTGTCACTCCTGCACCAAGAgtgacacaggaacaggcaggaggcagcattGTAGAAGGAACAAAGAAGGTTTCATACAAGAGAACCACAAGGTTTTTATAATGACACAGGAACAGGTGGGAGGCAGTGTTGTAGAAAGAGCAAAGGTTTAATTCAAGAGAACCACGTGGTTTTATAGAGTGATACGATAGATTCTATTTGATTGGCTCGTTAACAAAAACATCTTCCTCATACACTGTCcttgagaaaaacagaaagatgaagtagaaaaacaccacctgcagatTGCTTATACTTAACAAGGTATCACATCTttacaactccctgaaaattcTCACAAGCCGCTGTGAGAAACActtgctgtttctctctctctgccccatGGCATCCACAGTGGTGAAGTTCCAATTCAGGCCTGTTTGTGATGTTACTTGATCTTGCCCTCTCCTGCCTGTAACAGCAGCAAGGGTCTCACTCAGGCACATCATTCTGGCACATGCCTGACTTTGGCTGTGAAACACCTCCACGTGTTCACCACAAAACAGCTTCTGTAAAGgtaaaatatttgggttttgtaTTGTGGTAGCTGCACCTAAGTATGTGCTGAGGGGTTTTGGTTTGTCTTGTTTTGAATGTGTTTGGAATCCACTGAACTGAATGTAGGAAAAGGAGTCAAACATGGATGGACATAAATCAGACTTTCCCTGTAGAGACATGCAGTTCTCTACATCAGTGTATGGTGTATGACACCAATCTGATAATGtcagtgaagggaaaggatTCTACAGCTCAGAATGAGACTTAATTCCTAGTGATCTTTTCCAGTGAGATGATTTCTCTGATTTGGTCTggggtatttttcttttaataggtCAGTAtaggacagggagctgcagtcACACTGTGGACACcaagtgcagcccctgcagacCTAAAACGTACACAGCCATCTGGAATCATTCTCCACAGTGCTTTGCCTGCTCAGCACCCTGCAGGAAAGGTAGGCTTGGATTGGGAAAGGGGCTTGCTCAAAGACTGGGCTCGGTTTAACCTTGTCTTCTCTCCTAAGAAACCCAGGAGATTTTGTCAATCACTTGTATAGTCCTCATGCTTTGGGAATGTGTAAGATTTAggaatcaaggaaaaaaaatcttgcagggagccctggctctttttctttttaagtccTAAAAATGAGgatttatattattaaaaacTAAGGCACTACATTGTCGTGAACGGCGGAAGAAATGCttcacacaatatgcgtgaattgcaaatctcaaagtttattgaaaactcacacatatttatactggtgttaatgaagcttatacatattgcaaaagctgagctcattattggctaaagcacacttagattaaccacacctacttctatgctctaatgattctTTTGTTgatatgtttgcattcttctagcttctctacctaggatatcttcattttctggcaagcgattttctcccccatcttcccgtttcagcgaaggtcactatgacttttgtcagtgattggacattGGTTgcataatccccagcttgtttctcCTATCTttatccaacggtatcacatcgaagtgtcctttctcagctaaccaattatccaaaaagctctctacactACATCACTAAAACATTCCAAATGCCATCAGTAGAATAAGCTCCTGCTTATAACATCCCATCAAGAGACCTTAATACCTGACTTGGACATGGGTAAATGGATAATTACATTTCCAGCATCCTGTCATTTCTCATTTTGTCTGCTGAAGTGACAACAGCAAACATggatttattttgcaaaataaaccAGGTCTATTTTGCAAAGCAGCAGTCAGTGAGAGCACACTGGTTCTGTTCACTGAAGCAGCTGAACAGTACCTAAGGTAGAACATTGTACCAACACCTGTACTTTGGGCTAAAAGATCACCTGCATTAATGAACTCAGTCATGCTGTTCTCCATCATTTCTAATGGAAATTGGTGGAGAACATTATATCCTTGATTCACTGAGAAGTAAGTTTTAAGGATACAGTCTAAGTTGAAAGGACCTTTGGTCTTGTCTAAGTAGATAATCTTACAAAAGCTGCTTAATTACAATATGAAAATATCTGTAGTaaaatctccaaacacattaaATACAGTGACATGATCTGCACAGGCTGAAAATCTCATGTGGCCCCCAGGTACGGCAGTGGTGAACACAAATGGCCACGTTTGGGGTTATGACAAAATATAACACAACTGCAGGCACAGAGTTTTAAATGTGCACTCTGCAGGTGCAAATTTCTCCTTGCCTGGAGAgagaaaactcttctgaaaacGTAGACATTGGGGCATGTAACACATTTGGTTTATGGTGCTATACAAGCCCAAAACTTGTATGTGAACATCACCTCATGTTCACTCGAAACATTGCAGGCTGTGATTTTAAATGCTGTCAATGACATcttgctttatttctgttttaaaaccaGGGCTTGTGCAGAATCAAACGTGCACGAGGTCCCAGGACAGGATCTGTAGCTGCCCACCCCACAAGTATTGTGTTTCCAAGCTGGATGAGTACTGTGAATTGTGTagaacacacaaaaaatgtgGCAAAGGCTACCGGGTTTCCAGAAGAGGTAATCTGATTTTGAGCACTCTGCTTACTGCACATTTATTCTGGCCTGATTCCCTTCGGCTGTGCCTCCCTTTTTAGGGTTTATTCTTACATTCTAAGCAAGTGGGCACTAACCAGAGTAACTGTGTTCTCCAGAGGTATATCCAAAGTGACAACATGTTGCAATTTCTTATTGTCATATATCATAAAGTTCCCAATGCAACTTAATCTTCGTTTTGCTCTGCTGGGTGATTTATTCTGTACAAGTGGCTGAGATCCAAGACCACTTAAACACTCCTCAAATCCTTGTAAAAGGGCTTCAGGTGGAATTTTGGGTACAGTAAATAATGATGACTCTATTCTGTCCTGCAGAATTGATCTGGTTTTATTAGTTGATGGAATCTACCACCCTGATAATATATCTGTCTCACAATGAtaaatcatttaaaaatatttgaaaccctaaacattttaaaaaaatgaggaatCATTTTGAGAAGATGCAGAATTCAACAGCATGGTAGTCAGCCCAGTGAAAAGCTCAGCTTTGTCTGCAGCACCACATTTGAACTTTAATGGCACCAAGCTTAGAGCTGGTTGATCTTCTCTTCGGGTTGGGTGCATCAAGTGAATGTCTTCTGTGACAGTCTCAGACTGCATTTTTGCACTGCTTCTGAATCACTGCTGGGATCTCTTGCAGACCCTGATTATTCATTCTTGCTTCTCACCAGATAAGTAACTGgagttttcctctttctttaaagggacagacagcacagacacagaatgTGAACCTTGTCCTCCTGGCACGTTTTCCCCTGAGGAATCCTACAACACCAGCTGCACGCCCCACACCGTGTGAGCCAGTGTTCTGTCCAAGAGCAGCCTTAACTGTGCAGGGCTTTCTGTTGTTCCTAACTTCTCTTTTGGTCTCTTGCAGTTGTAAATcagtggctgtccctgggaacagcaggaatGACACTGTTTGCAGTGGGTCAGGAACAGCCACAGTTCTGCCTCACACCATTTTGAACCTACTTGTGACCCAAAGCCCAGCTTCCCGCAAAGCTGAAATAATAACTCAACCTGTCATGTTAAACTCTGTAGCTGACCTGTCCCACATCACTGGTGAGCTTTAACTCATTTAAAGTCACTTTTGTCTGCTCAGGAACCAAGCTTATATTTAGTTCTCAGTGTCTTTCCAAAACCAGTCACCAAACAGAACCTCAGAAGAGCTCAATTAATTCAATGTGACACAGCTTGTAGTGAACTGCATTTTTACCCGTGCCTCTGCATTCTATGGTCCTTGTAAATCTGGAAATATTTCTAAGAAACCCCAAACAAGACTATACAAGGCATTTCCTGATAATTGCTGCTATAGCTGGTAGAAAAGGTTGTATCTTAAATTCTGGATTGAGGCAAACCTCACCTGATGAGAGGTCTGTGAGTCTTCTGTCAGCCTTTCCTGAGACAGAAGGTCCTGACAGCATTCT
Coding sequences within:
- the LOC136565373 gene encoding tumor necrosis factor receptor superfamily member 1B-like isoform X2: MQLVSCSWPCSLLCSALFHGALERQEYSLPYTPQLAQCNDPSTEFYDEELNKCCSQCPPGQYRTGSCSHTVDTKCSPCRPKTYTAIWNHSPQCFACSAPCRKGLVQNQTCTRSQDRICSCPPHKYCVSKLDEYCELCRTHKKCGKGYRVSRRGTDSTDTECEPCPPGTFSPEESYNTSCTPHTVCKSVAVPGNSRNDTVCSGSGTATVLPHTILNLLVTQSPASRKAEIITQPVMLNSVADLSHITGAVAGPLLLVLVIAVLGYCLVSKKKAPVYSAAATEAGLPFPPPEKQCDKTVGDPKLQNSGSSEQEQQHLLETSGSSSSILNPSGSATISVISKENYENKNSGGFQQQHSPPEGSKFLSGDRHSSASSEHSGNGGTQVNVTCIVQFCRPECSFQCPEQISSAGRDNGHSPWSSPTGEETLLSKEENALNKETQIHVTVENEDNLLQDLLPEEKKVPLGIQDAGMKTS